A single Hylaeus volcanicus isolate JK05 unplaced genomic scaffold, UHH_iyHylVolc1.0_haploid 12221, whole genome shotgun sequence DNA region contains:
- the LOC128883540 gene encoding uncharacterized protein LOC128883540: MIIVLYLSLLWNLCGNSYIWAHDLLMSGSAIRNTLFGPENLNKCLKLELCQEKQRLLNALASIKIENDENAEDLMDFFLIEGVVCKNTFKPLAVPVKMTTQSHTTKLDCLNRYRSLDHYSETNEIVQGIIVHTNHKNVMFPLLWTRIDSEAVLEWITKNHRKQIKGLKLIVTPLAVCTATVKFIRLPYFNFTGYAPLFYATAPDSRDCGFLSGNGHAAAVLFPAHYDYNKKPGHIIKLLIGPNSFLSLEAANPIFFAHALHFHNIRAAIISVDLLIKRQQSRTTINQKTSETAYAYTKNFLKAMLDSGIPVIVAISNKHTCVFTEYPRLLLINGMKLLTAPGIPLPSIEYKSLVETISESYFVSSLKHQTSVWSYLVFANNTRTSDFSLISGIVDGTKECNGRNSEYYPLRFLISNWMNIINTNPQYQRRTILSPLHEKEILIFTVDSSEGVKCNECVILNATRGIQPKYLEYIF, translated from the exons ATGATAATTGTTTTGTATTTGAGTCTTTTATGGAATCTATGTGGCAACTCGTATATTTGGGCGCACGATTTACTTATGTCAGGTTCGGCAATTCGTAACACACTTTTTGGTCCGGAGaacttgaataaatgtttaaaactcGAATTATGTCAAGAAAAACAACGTTTGCTTAACGCACTGgcttcaataaaaattgaaaatgatgaaaatgcTGAAG atttaatggatttttttttaattg AGGGAGTTGTGTGCAAAAACACTTTTAAACCTCTTGCAGTACCTGTGAAAATGACCACTCAAAGTCATACCACGAAGCTAGATTGTCTTAATCGCTACCGTAGCCTTGATCATTACAGCGAGACGAATGAAATTGTCCAAGGCATTATTGTTCATAcaaatcataaaaatgttatgttTCCTTTATTATGGACTCGTATTGATAGCGAGGCAGTTCTTGAGTGGATAACGAAAAATCATAGAAAACAGATAAAAGGTCTAAAGCTTATTGTAACACCATTAGCAGTTTGCACCGCTActgttaaatttattagattacCTTATTTTAACTTTACAGGATATGCCCCTTTGTTTTACGCAACCGCTCCCGATTCAAGAGATTGCGGCTTCCTTAGTGGCAATGGACATGCCGCTGCTGTTTTGTTTCCAGCTCACTATGATTATAATAAGAAGCCTGGacacattattaaattacttatAGGACCTAACTCTTTTTTATCACTGGAAGCTGCGAATCCTATTTTTTTTGCACATGCATTACATTTTCACAATATTCGGGCGGCTATAATTTCTGTTGATTTACTTATAAAAAGACAACAAAGTCGTACAACAATAAATCAAAAAACTTCAGAAACAGCTTATGCTTATactaaaaattttcttaaagcTATGCTTGATTCTGGCATACCAGTGATTGTTGCTATTTCAAACAAACACACGTGTGTGTTTACCGAATATCCTCGTCTTCTACTGATTAATGGAATGAAATTGCTAACAGCTCCTGGAATTCCTTTACCATCAATTGAATACAAAAGTCTTGTTGAAACTATTTCAGAAAGTTATTTTGTATCCTCATTAAAACATCAGACGTCTGTATGGTCATATTTGGTTTTCGCTAATAATACAAGAACATCagatttctctttaatttctgGAATTGTTGATGGAACAAAAGAGTGTAATGGGCGAAATTCAGAATACTATCCATTACGTTTTCTAATTTCAAACTGGATGAACATAATAAATACGAATCCTCAGTATCAACGAAGAACCATTTTATCTCCGTTgcacgaaaaagaaattctcatATTTACAGTAGATTCTAGTGAAGGCGTTAAATGCAATGAATGtgttatattaaatgcaaCTCGTGGAATTCAGCCGAAATATTTGGAgtatattttttga
- the LOC128883488 gene encoding frataxin, mitochondrial-like isoform X3 has protein sequence MIYLSFLNRFMTTKSHLFFRTRILMKCTRNMRNDQRFFSSKSPHHDLPYQQSADNMLQSMLDFVELPEYMDYIESTNLAGDGVLEIVLNKNRGTIVLNKHYALKQIWYSASNSTPDYFDYDTNPPWISRRTLFTKQTFGRYSVVFYVNYKTNIICMVFNESSFLI, from the exons atgatatatctttcttttttaaaccgTTTCATGACTACTAAGAGTCACCTTTTTTTTCGTACTAGGATATTAATGAAGTGTACACGCAACATG AGAAATGATcaacgttttttttcttcaaagtcTCCTCATCATGATTTACCATATCAGCAATCTGCTGATAATATGTTGCAG TCGATGTTAGATTTTGTGGAACTTCCAGAGTATATGGACTACATCGAATCGACAAATTTAGCTGGAGATGGTGTTTTAGAAATAGTGTTGAATAAAAACAGAGGGACAATTGTTTTGAATAAGCACTACGCGTTAAAACAAATTTGGTATTCTGCATCTAACAG TACGCCGGACTATTTTGATTACGACACGAATCCACCATGGATATCTCGTCGTACTC TCTTTACAAAACAGACTTTTGGGAGATATTCAGTCGTCTTCTATgtgaattataaaacaaatatcatATGTATGGTATTCAATgaatcttcatttttaatatag
- the LOC128883488 gene encoding frataxin homolog, mitochondrial-like isoform X1 — translation MIYLSFLNRFMTTKSHLFFRTRILMKCTRNMVKPVFYASEHCDSRFYCQTKRNDQRFFSSKSPHHDLPYQQSADNMLQSMLDFVELPEYMDYIESTNLAGDGVLEIVLNKNRGTIVLNKHYALKQIWYSASNSTPDYFDYDTNPPWISRRTLFTKQTFGRYSVVFYVNYKTNIICMVFNESSFLI, via the exons atgatatatctttcttttttaaaccgTTTCATGACTACTAAGAGTCACCTTTTTTTTCGTACTAGGATATTAATGAAGTGTACACGCAACATGGTAAAACCAGTATTCTACGCAAGTGAACACTGCGATAGTAGATTCTATTGTCAAACTAAGAGAAATGATcaacgttttttttcttcaaagtcTCCTCATCATGATTTACCATATCAGCAATCTGCTGATAATATGTTGCAG TCGATGTTAGATTTTGTGGAACTTCCAGAGTATATGGACTACATCGAATCGACAAATTTAGCTGGAGATGGTGTTTTAGAAATAGTGTTGAATAAAAACAGAGGGACAATTGTTTTGAATAAGCACTACGCGTTAAAACAAATTTGGTATTCTGCATCTAACAG TACGCCGGACTATTTTGATTACGACACGAATCCACCATGGATATCTCGTCGTACTC TCTTTACAAAACAGACTTTTGGGAGATATTCAGTCGTCTTCTATgtgaattataaaacaaatatcatATGTATGGTATTCAATgaatcttcatttttaatatag
- the LOC128883488 gene encoding frataxin homolog, mitochondrial-like isoform X2, with product MIYLSFLNRFMTTKSHLFFRTRILMKCTRNMVKPVFYASEHCDSRFYCQTKRNDQRFFSSKSPHHDLPYQQSADNMLQSMLDFVELPEYMDYIESTNLAGDGVLEIVLNKNRGTIVLNKHYALKQIWYSASNSTPDYFDYDTNPPWISRRTQQSLQNRLLGDIQSSSM from the exons atgatatatctttcttttttaaaccgTTTCATGACTACTAAGAGTCACCTTTTTTTTCGTACTAGGATATTAATGAAGTGTACACGCAACATGGTAAAACCAGTATTCTACGCAAGTGAACACTGCGATAGTAGATTCTATTGTCAAACTAAGAGAAATGATcaacgttttttttcttcaaagtcTCCTCATCATGATTTACCATATCAGCAATCTGCTGATAATATGTTGCAG TCGATGTTAGATTTTGTGGAACTTCCAGAGTATATGGACTACATCGAATCGACAAATTTAGCTGGAGATGGTGTTTTAGAAATAGTGTTGAATAAAAACAGAGGGACAATTGTTTTGAATAAGCACTACGCGTTAAAACAAATTTGGTATTCTGCATCTAACAG TACGCCGGACTATTTTGATTACGACACGAATCCACCATGGATATCTCGTCGTACTC agCAGTCTTTACAAAACAGACTTTTGGGAGATATTCAGTCGTCTTCTATgtga